Proteins from a single region of Plasmodium brasilianum strain Bolivian I chromosome 13, whole genome shotgun sequence:
- a CDS encoding uracil-DNA glycosylase, with protein MNKIKVQKKIDHFFPIKRKKSVTVSSEKGADNSSDSVVSTCFEKLDKENDWKKRKVSDMEGLEKDDKIDLNTKDVFNDICEIKTKNEGPSDYSYIDEIKKLMHIEWYEQLKNEFKKNYFKNMYLKIKEERKTKVIYPPEHLVFSAFLKTPLSNIKVVIVGQDPYHQKGQAMGLCFSVPAGIKIPPSLKNILKEIKQKSNHGNLISWSEQGVFLLNTSLTVEENKPASHKNYGWETFTDQVINIINQKKQKIIFMLWGNFAIKKCSKIDTKKHFILKAGHPSPLSIKHFENCDHFNKCNNILIQNNLDPIKWELPQ; from the coding sequence atgaataaaataaaagttcaaaaaaaaattgatcaCTTTTTTCCTatcaaaaggaaaaaaagtgTGACCGTAAGTAGTGAAAAGGGTGCAGATAATTCTTCAGACTCCGTTGTAAGTACTTGTTTTGAAAAGTTAGATAAGGAAAATGattggaaaaaaaggaaagtaaGCGATATGGAAGGATTAGAAAAAGATGATAAAATAGATTTAAATACTAAGGATGTTTTTAACGATATCTGTGaaataaaaactaaaaatgAAGGACCGTCTGATTATAGTTATATAGACGAGATTAAGAAATTAATGCACATAGAATGGTATGAACAGTTAAAGAACGAATTTAAAAAgaactattttaaaaatatgtatttgaaaataaaagaagaaagaaaaactAAAGTTATATATCCACCTGAACATTTAGTTTTTAgtgcttttttaaaaacgcctttatcaaatataaaagtagTCATAGTTGGTCAAGACCCATATCATCAAAAAGGTCAGGCCATGGGATTATGTTTTTCTGTACCGGCTGGTATTAAAATACCTCCaagcttaaaaaatattttaaaagaaataaaacaaaaaagtaatCATGGAAATTTAATTAGCTGGTCAGAACAAGGGGTATTCTTATTAAATACTTCTTTAACTGTTGAAGAAAATAAACCAGCTTCACACAAAAATTATGGATGGGAAACCTTTACTGATCAggttattaatattataaatcaaaagaaacaaaaaattatttttatgttatggGGTAATtttgcaataaaaaaatgttcaaaaATTGATACAAagaaacattttattttaaaagctGGACATCCATCGCCTTTGAGTATAAAACATTTTGAGAATTGTGATCATTTCAACAAATGTAACAATATTCTTATTCAAAATAACTTGGACCCAATAAAATGGGAACTGCCCCAATGA
- a CDS encoding RNA-binding protein Nova-1, with translation MEENNQGEKINNLNTQLCFVKMLVNNLVAGSVIGKNGSIITSIENKTGCSLKLSPTNSYFPNTQERVLVLCGKQEQINNALLIILDKIRQITTQNYQEKQNMNNNTAPKYTCRIVVPKSAVSAIIGKGGQQIKQLQDSTGSKIQISSREDGLNERIISIIGPFESVSDTAIKVANSIQNDPNLKDLLNVIYNKDANYNSRNLTHNFVNQVPLNGYVMPQQYGVFQHEQYMDVNMMNSLMRHSRDLFNLPCEISIQIPDEFIGSVIGKNGSRLTNIMNSTGAQIRISRKGELLPGTADRKVRIMGTVAAVHAAHVLLLQRLESVYMQLRTMQVKCDA, from the coding sequence atggagGAGAATAACCAAGGGGAGAAGATAAACAATTTAAACACACAGCTGTGTTTTGTAAAAATGCTAGTAAATAATTTAGTTGCAGGTTCAGTAATAGGTAAAAATGGATCGATAATTACAagtatagaaaataaaacgGGATGTAGTTTAAAATTATCTCCAACTAATTCTTACTTTCCAAACACGCAAGAAAGGGTTCTAGTACTTTGTGGAAAACaggaacaaataaataatgcactattaataatattagataAAATTAGACAAATAACAACTCAGAATTATCAAGAGaaacaaaatatgaataataacaCTGCAccaaaatatacatgtaggATTGTAGTACCAAAATCAGCAGTCAGTGCAATAATTGGAAAAGGAGGGCAGCAAATCAAACAATTACAAGATTCTACTGGGTCGAAAATTCAAATATCAAGTCGTGAGGATGGATTAAATGAAAGAATTATTTCAATTATTGGACCATTTGAATCAGTTAGTGATACAGCTATAAAAGTAGCAAATTCTATACAAAATGATCCtaatttaaaagatttattaaatgttatatataataaagatgCTAATTATAATTCTAGAAACTTAACACATAATTTTGTTAACCAAGTTCCTTTAAATGGTTATGTCATGCCACAGCAATATGGAGTTTTTCAACATGAACAATATATGGATGTTAATATGATGAATTCTCTTATGAGACATAGTCGTGATTTGTTTAATTTACCTTGTGAAATTTCTATACAAATTCCAGATGAATTTATTGGATCTGTTATAGGGAAAAATGGTTCAAGATTAACtaatattatgaacagtACAGGTGCACAAATAAGAATAAGTAGAAAAGGGGAATTATTACCAGGAACTGCTGATAGAAAAGTTCGAATTATGGGAACTGTTGCAGCTGTGCATGCAGCACATGTTTTGTTGTTACAAAGATTAGAATCTGTTTATATGCAGTTAAGAACTATGCAAGTTAAATGTGATGCATGa
- a CDS encoding ATP-dependent protease: MRMSLYFGILKCRGRDLFKNNRFFYRSSKHYTDPNDIELIKEVKSFSLLNKPLFPGLSYVLNCDKSIVKIFENYEKKISKNINTKINKNKIYVGLFFSRKIENEYTYNLLNDDQFSGNFPLKGKESKVEDNAIIRKDIDYIDNLSDIYEYGCIGCIRHVLEDETMPNEEALSKEVVEVAEIAESEEGVVAARTANKRGCAARIGKNSGCETRPCRYSDSDSTESTANHVRTDASWNKHKIINGMNLSPVNKLGCVCRIVVEVLEKVRIKKWKGDNVAEIDIVKNERRLEDRNNKKIKVYQMEIVDKIKEIIKLNSVNSAEYNVLLKYYNIKNVHNLVNYVGNVTINKRSAIQSMFEKNNLEDQLEKCIQLLNEDMYMLKMKKELTTMLNDKFEREKKEIILKEHIANLTKMLGQKSEHEIICESFLNKYNSVKHILSDEVATCISHEINKFLLYNEKCNDYSSTHQYLHTVLNIPYGKYAPLNVDINKCEMILHKSHYGLTDVKRYILEYLGLYILNKNVKPKILLLVGYPGIGKTSICSSISTCLNIPQYLINMNNIHNMNDLIGHRKTYVNSYEGKIVHALISTKVMNPLIILDEFDKISFTNASIYNTFLNIFDMNQNKFFRDQYINIPLDISNVFFICTANSVDNIPDVLLDRMEIIYIYPYTNIEKVHIFKYYLKKTIQVQTSITSVHLDLSDDLLLYIIQNYTNENGIRQLYSILYNIYKRRAYMLLKGVTKKIQLHMKNLNILNYFISLENIRTKKNIHKFPCFEGTVKSLAFTDSGGQIVTIEVTSLTNKTLSNNASDSVYSTNQLGLIRHGTFRNETSSLYYKRDNLNTDGGMVNNMHSRIGNSPYINKVNMFSDKYNSVECISNANHYGEGGGRSIYGSYSHNNDDDENFNIVREENNEHSTHISGSYLDNRVGNKTVDLIDYRMVDETDYRAGDRQICREQHKKRNSYMKNGGNQRRNNSNCNIIITGNVGKIMQESIIIANTYSSNLLNKILPHFEKEYLHINLSECDIKKDGPSAGINFVTSILSYYLKIVVDNSICMTGEINLNGSILKIGGLMEKIILAKNFGIRTLIIPTDNAQECELLPQYIKENIRILYVYHYHQIFNLLFNKYERCDPWVYPHKLKSISIRFHVSYIKIERILTPKIRLYRIHLTCKERDTKQGVRRKKGTRNTTHTRNKRDNNDKKNKQMGKNSRLETWLQYRVRVTISDTRYFVGTFLSYDRHMNLVLVDTEEFRKVKSQENSFKEIKRVVGLILIRGENVVSFTAERAPVNKKSMTNVVNKGIATGRGVPLNNYVPMQGNFNANLTNPISNMPTGMVLNAGTTKNLTPAVNPNFRSPNMPLNNQRQMVPMNMQMNQPLGNTNNTQQRILPQIPTQLPFPPNMKPPT; this comes from the exons ATGCGTATGTCGCTTTATTTtggaattttaaaatgtaggGGAAGGgatctttttaaaaacaatcGATTTTTCTATCGATCATCAAAGCATTATACAGACCCAAATGACatagaattaataaaagaagttAAAAGCTTTTCTCTTTTGAATAAACCACTTTTCCCAGGTCTTTCTTATGTACTTAATTGTGACAAAAGTATTGtcaaaatatttgaaaattatgagaaaaaaataagcaaaaatataaatacaaaaataaataagaataaaatatatgtaggacttttttttagtagaaaaatagaaaatgaaTATACGTATAATTTGCTAAATGATGATCAATTTAGTGGCAATTTTCctttaaaaggaaaagaaagtAAAGTAGAGGATAATGCAATTATAAGAAAAGATATAGACTACATAGACAATTTAAGTGATATATATGAGTATGGCTGTATTGGGTGCATTAGACACGTCCTGGAGGATGAAACTATGCCAAATGAAGAGGCATTATCAAAAGAAGTGGTAGAAGTGGCAGAAATAGCAGAATCGGAGGAGGGGGTAGTCGCAGCACGTACTGCGAATAAGAGGGGATGCGCAGCTAGAATTGGGAAAAACAGCGGTTGTGAGACAAGGCCGTGCCGCTACAGTGATAGTGATAGCACTGAAAGCACCGCGAATCATGTTCGTACAGATGCCAGCTGGAATAAGCACAAAATCATTAACGGGATGAACTTATCTCCCGTGAATAAACTGGGTTGTGTGTGCAGAATTGTGGTAGAGGTGCTAGAAAAGgtcagaataaaaaaatggaaggGTGACAATGTGGCAGAAATtgatatagtaaaaaatgaaagaagacTAGAGGATAGGAACaacaaaaagataaaagtATATCAAATGGAAATagtagataaaataaaagaaataataaaactaaataGCGTAAATAGTGCTGAATATAACgtattgttaaaatattataatataaaaaatgtacataatttaGTAAATTATGTAGGAAATGTAACTATAAACAAAAGGAGTGCCATCCAAAGTATGtttgagaaaaataatttagaagatcaattagaaaaatgtatacaattattaaacgaagatatgtatatgttaaaaatgaaaaaggaattaaCGACAATGTTAAATGACAAAtttgaaagagaaaaaaaagagataatattaaaagaacaTATAGCCAATTTGACCAAAATGTTAGGACAAAAATCAGAACATGAAATTATATGTgaatcatttttaaataagtataattCGGTTAAACATATTCTAAGTGATGAAGTGGCAACATGTATATCAcatgaaattaataaatttttattatataacgaAAAATGTAATGATTATTCATCAACTCATCAATATTTGCACACAGTTTTAAACATCCCCTATGGTAAATATGCTCCATTAAATgttgatataaataaatgtgaGATGATATTACACAAAAGTCACTATGGATTAACAGATGTTAAACGGTATATACTGGAATATTTaggtttatatatattaaataaaaatgtgaagCCCAAAATACTTTTATTAGTTGGATACCCAGGTATAGGCAAAACTTCTATATGTAGTTCAATTAGTACTTGTTTAAATATACcacaatatttaataaacatGAACAATATACATAACATGAATGATTTAATTGGACATAGAAAAACATATGTTAACAGCTATGAAGGAAAAATTGTCCACGCTCTCATATCTACAAAAGTTATGAATccgttaataattttagacGAATTCGATAAAATATCTTTTACGAATGCAAGTATTTATAATACCTTTCTGAACATTTTTGACATgaatcaaaataaatttttcagagatcaatatataaacattccTTTAGACATTTCGAACGTTTTCTTTATCTGTACAGCCAATTCAGTTGATAATATTCCGGATGTATTGTTAGATAGAAtggaaataatttatatatatccttaTACTAATATAGAGAAAgtccatatttttaaatattatttaaaaaaaacaatacaaGTACAAACAAGCATTACTAGTGTACATCTTGACCTGTCTGATGAtcttttattgtatattattcaaaattataCTAATGAAAATGGTATCAGACAATTATATAGTAtcctatataatatatataaaagaagagCATATATGCTATTAAAGGGAGTTACTAAAAAGATACAATTACATATGAAAAATCTGAacattttgaattattttataagtttAGAAAATATCAGGACAAAAAAGAACATACATAAGTTTCCATGCTTTGAAGGAACAGTAAAGTCGCTGGCATTTACAGACTCTGGGGGGCAAATAGTAACCATAGAAGTAACAAGTTTAACCAATAAAACTTTATCAAATAATGCATCAGATAGTGTGTATTCTACTAACCAACTAGGGTTAATAAGACATGGTACATTTAGAAATGAAACCAGTTCGCTGTACTACAAAAGGGATAATCTAAATACTGATGGGGGTATGGTCAATAATATGCATAGTAGAATCGGAAATTCCCCCTACATTAATAAGGTCAATATGTTTTCGGATAAATACAATTCTGTAGAATGCATAAGCAATGCGAACCACTACGGAGAAGGAGGTGGACGTAGCATTTACGGAAGCTACAGTCACAACAACGATGATGATGAAAATTTCAACATAGTAAGGGAAGAGAACAATGAGCATAGTACGCATATAAGTGGGAGCTATTTGGATAATAGGGTGGGAAACAAGACGGTTGATTTGATCGACTATAGGATGGTTGATGAGACCGACTACAGGGCGGGTGACAGACAGATCTGCAGGGAGCAGCATAAAAAGCGAAATTCATACATGAAAAACGGAGGGAACCAGAGAAGGAACAATTCAAATTGTAATATCATTATAACTGGAAATGTGGGTAAGATAATGCAAGAaagtataataatagcaaATACGTATAGttctaatttattaaataaaatacttccacattttgaaaaagaatatttacatataaatttaagtGAATGTGATATAAAGAAAGATGGACCAAGTGCAGGTATAAATTTCGTAACCTCCATATTATCCTATTATCTAAAAATTGTAGTGGATAATTCTATATGTATGACTGGTGAAATCAACTTAAATGgtagtattttaaaaataggagggttaatggaaaaaattatactagCTAAAAATTTTGGTATACGTACATTAATAATACCGACAGATAATGCCCAAGAATGTGAACTATTACCACaatacataaaagaaaatatacgtatattatatgtttatcaCTACCATCAAATTTTTAACCTTCTTTTTAACAAGTATGAGAGGTGTGACCCCTGGGTGTATCCCCATAAGTTG AAATCAATTTCTATAAGATTTCAcgtatcatatataaaaatagagaGAATCTTAACACCCAAAA TCCGTCTTTATAGAATTCATTTGACGTGTAAAGAGAGAGACACCAAGCAAGGagtaagaagaaaaaagggTACAAGGAATACAACACATACAAGAAACAAACGAGATAATAAcgataaaaagaataagcaAATGGGGAAGAATTCACGCTTAGAAACGTGGTTACAGTACCGAGTAAGGGTTACTATAAGCGACACAAGGTACTTTGTTGGTACCTTTCTTTCCTATGACAGACATATGAATTTAGTTTTAGTAGACACGGAGGAGTTTCGAAAAGTAAAGAGTCAGGAGAATTCTTTTAAG GAAATAAAGAGAGTAGTAGGTTTGATTTTAATACGAGGAGAGAACGTTGTTTCTTTTACGGCTGAACGAGCTCCAGTCAATAAGAAGTCCATGACTAACGTTGTGAATAAAGGCATAGCAACTGGAAGAGGTGTaccattaaataattatgtaccAATGCAGGGCAATTTTAACGCAAATTTAACAAATCCAATAAGTAATATGCCAACAGGTATGGTATTAAATGCAGgtacaacaaaaaatttaactcCAGCTGTTAACCCGAATTTTAGATCGCCAAATATGCCTTTAAATAATCAAAGACAAATGGTGCCTATGAATATGCAAATGAATCAACCACTTGGAAACACAAATAATACACAGCAAAGAATTTTACCACAAATTCCTACGCAGCTTCCCTTCCCCCCTAATATGAAACCTccaacataa